TTCAAGGAAAACCATAAAGACAAGACAACCGCGATTGCGCCCAGAAACACGCCCGACTTGAACAGCAAGGCAAAGTCAAGCGAAAAAACCGGCTCAAAAATCCCCGTTTTTTCCGCCAGGCCGTGCTTTTTCACCATGCCAAGCATGTGCGCCGAGCCGAGAAAAGCGGAAACCAGGCCGATTGAAATGAAAAACGGCTGGAACCGGAAAAGAACGCCTGAAAGTATTGTCGCGCCAGCCAATGGAAGAACGTCTGCTATGTGGTGCGCGCAGCATGCCGCCATGCTTGTTGCCGAAACACCGCCGGAAGCGGCAACCTCGCCTTTCAGCGCGGCATTCTGCGCTGAAACCGCATCAGAAAGGAAAACAAACAACGCTACCTGCAAACCGAAGCCGAAGGACAATGCAACAAGCCAGGGCCACGAAAAATAAAACTGTTCAATCGCATGCCGCAAAGAGTTCGCAATTGAAAGCACTCCGAAAAAAAACAGCAGAATTCCGGCAAATGCAAGGAAACCGAAAAACGCGGGATTCCTGCCGGGAACGGGGATTGCCGTCCCGGCGGGATTGGTTTGCAGCCACGCGCTTTCGGATTCCATGATTTAAGCACTTCCAAGAATCTGCCCAAGGGTTCTGCCCGTCGCTTTCTGCAAAAACGATGGGTCGACTTTTTTCAGGCAGTCCGCATACTGGCCGGGATGATGCGACAAATGCTGGACGTTTGCCTCATCCTGCAAGTTGCCGCACTGGCTGCCGGAAGAGGCGGCCTGCTGCTCGAAAAACTGCTGGTTTGACTGCGTCTGCAGGATTTGCCCGCTTTGCCCGACGTCAAGCCTGGGCTGGCTCAACAGGCTGAAAGCGGAAGCGCCAATCAGCAGGACGCCAATCCCAATCAGGGCCGTAAGCCCGATCAAAAGCTTGTCCATGCTTTAACACCCGCCGACCATGTCCGGCAGATTCTGCAGGCTGCTTGGAGTGCTTTGCTGCGCGCCCGCATTGCCCGCTGCTGTTGCCTGCTGCTGCACCAACGCAGTATTGCCTGCGCCCGCTGACTGTTTCAACTGGCCGACCGCATTTATTGCGCCTGAAAACTGCAGCGCCTGCACCGCGCCTAAAACAAACAACGCCGCAAGCACAATAAGAAAAACCTGCGAATTGCCCAGGCCGAAAAGGCCACCGGCACCGGATTGTTTCTTTTCACTATGTTCAGAATTTTCTTTAGACATTCACCAAAACCTCCAACCAAAAATTTTTGTTTTGCCAAATTATGAATGGCGGCACCCAGCATCATCCGGATGCCGCAAATTTCTACGGCAGCCTAAACCGGCCTTAACACCCGCCGACCATGTCCGGAATGCTGTCCAGGCCGCTGCCGGAAGTTGCCGCAACCTCCTTCAGCTTGGAAACATCCCTGAACTTGTTGGATGCAAGGTTGATGTAATTGAGTTCAATGCTGTTCGCCGCAAGCAGGGAAGCCTTCTGGAGAATCTGCTTCGGGAAAAACATCGTCTTCCACTTGCCCAATTCCTCCAAAACCTGCTCGTCTGAAAACTCGGAACCGTGCTTTGTCAGAATGTATTTTGCAAGGCCCCTCATGGCATAGCTGTGCTGGCAGCCGCACGCCGCTTCGCCGGTATTGAATATTATCGAGTCCGCGCCGCAGCAGTACTCGCACGAAATCTTGGTGGCGATTTTTATGTACCTCTGCAAATTGTCGCCGGAAAGCGTTATCTGGTCGTCAAGCGGCGCAAGGATTGCAAGCGACTGCACCGGCTGTTCGAACGAAACCCCGAGCTCCGAACCGTAAACTGCTGGGATTCCCCTCGGAATCACTGTTTCCATAAGGTTTGCGGTTGAAAGCACCGCGTTGCCCGAAGCCGCCGCAGGCGTGACGCCAACACTTATTGACGAGTTAAGGCCGCTGCCAAGCGAAAGGCCTGAAAGCGCGCCGTTCAACTGAAAACTCAAATAAGTGTTGAAGGCGAAAACGCCGACGACAAGAATTGAAAGCACTGCTAGGAGCGTTTGCTCCAGATTTTTGTCCATGAAAAAAACCACCTCAATGCAAGGAATGCGGCTGAAACCATATATAGCCGTTCTTGAAACCGTCAAAAGCCGAACGCCCGGCTGGTGCGTGCACTATGCTCGCTTTGCTCGCATAGCGCTGCGCCCATTGGCAACTGACACGCCCGGCTGGTGCGAACCAAGGCGGCGGTTTCGTCCGCCGGGTCCGACGACGGGTACTTCGCGCGGCTCAGTACCCATCTGCTTTATTTTCGCATTAAACATTCAGGGATTGTGAGGGGATGCCCCCTACACGGAAATCTCGCTTTGCTCGATACCCATCTGCGTTCTTTTCATATTAAAAATTTCGGGGCTGCAGAGCACCCTGCAGCGCAGGCTGGAAAAAAAAACCGTTGCCGAAGTCATGCGGCCTGCGCAAAAAGGGTTAAAAACTGCAGCGCAGACAATGCATAGAATGCGCGCAAACACAAAGACACTGTTAGGAATAGTCGCAATAATCCTGCTCGTCATCGCCGGATTCAACCTTGCGGCGTATTTCCAGAAACAGACAAGCAATAACAGCTGCAGCACCGAAAAAATAGCGTGCGAGCACGAACAGGAACTGAACTTTTTGAACGCAGCGCTGCCGTTCCTTTTGGCCGCGGCCTTCGCCTTCGGCGCGGGCATATTCTATTTCATGTCAGGAAAAGTGGAAACGACAAAGCAGAGCCTGAAAAAGAACACTGACGTTCTGCTGAAACTGCTCAACCCCGAGGAACGGAAGGTTGTGAACCTGCTTGTGGAGAACCACGGCAAGATCCTGCAGGCGGAAGCGACGAGGCTGCCGGGCATGACAAAAGTGAAATCGCACCGCATCATACAGCGCCTGCTCGACCGCGGCGTCATAGAAACAGAGAAGCTTGGCAAGACGAAAATCATCAGGTTCACCAAGGAAATAAAGGAAGGCTTGGAGTAGCCGCGGCAAGTCAGCTTTCCCCTGCGGCAATATTTTTAAATATGTGCTGGCACATATTGTAAATAGGTGGTTTATTGGTCAACATTACGCTTTCAATGCCGGACGAATTGTACGGCAAAATGCAGAAGCACCCGGAATTCAAGTGGAGCGAGGTCGCAAGGCAGGCAATCGCGGAAAAAATAAGCGATGCGGAGCTTTTGGACGACCTGAAAGCCATCGGCATCGCCGAAGACGAACACAAAAAAGGCAAAACGGTTTCCCACAAGGAAGTGCTCAAAAAATTGGGTCTTTGAATGCCTTTCGAAATAGAATATTCAACCAAAGCACTTGACAAACTGCAAAAGCTCGACAAGGCAATGCAAATCCAGGTCCTGAAAAGGCTTGAAGTGCTTTCCGGAAATCCGTTTCTCGCAAAGCCCCTCTCAAACGCGTTCAAAAATTTTTTCAGCGAACGCGTCGGCAAATACCGGGTGATTTTTTCAATAAGGGAAAATACAATAATAATCGCGAAAATCGAACACCGGGACAGGGCTTACAGGTAACCAAACTGCCTTATTCTTTTTTGAATATTTTAGCACAAAAAATATTAATAAATATCTTCGCCCTTCACATTATTTAAACAAATTCCGAAGTGGGCTTATGGGCTTTGACACGAAAACCGCACAGGCTTTGCCGGAGGAATCTCACGCCGGAAAGTCCGCGTTCCAGAAAAAGCTGGAGCAGGGCAAATTTGTCTTCACGGTCGAAGTGCACCTGCCCAAAGGAACGGACCTGGCCGAAGTGATGCAGAACGCCAAGCTCCTGAAAGGCGCGGTCGACGCCTACAACATTCCCGACAACACGCGCTCGGTCATGAAAATCGGAGGCATAGGCGTGTGCAGGCTTCTGCTTGAGGAAGGCTTCGAGCCAATCTGGCAGGTCGCGTGCAAGGACAGGAACCAGCTTGCATTGCAGTCGGATCTGCTGAGCGGCTGGGTTCTCGGCATCCGCAACGTGCTTGCCCTGACCGGCGACCCGCCGCAGGTTGGCGACCACCCGAACGCGAAAAAGGTGTTCGAATTCGAGTCAGTGAAACTCATAAAACTGATACATAATTTGAATGCCGGTTTTGACGAGGTCGGCAACCGCCTGAAAGGCAACACCAACTATTTCGTGGGCGCAACCTTCAACCCCAACTATTCAAACCAGGACAGGGCAATAAGAAAAGCCTATGCCGGCGCCAAATTCTTCCAGAGCCAGCTTGTCTTCGACCCGCAAAAATTCGTTGAGGAAAGCGCCAAAATCCGCGGGACCGGCGCAAAAATTCTCGCAGGAATAATCCCGTTGCAGTCAGCAAAAATGGCGCATTTCGTCGCGGAAAAGGTTCCCGGCGTGAAAGTGCCGGAAAAAATCATAAGGGAAATCGAATCCTCGCACAACCAGGAAAAAACCGGCATCGAAATCGCCCGCCGCACGATTAGCGAGATAAGGAAGCACTGCGACGGCATACACGTCATGCCATTGAAAAGGCAGGAACTCGTGCTCGAGCTTGTCGACTGAAAACGCGGGCAAAAAAAACTAATCGGACAAAACCCGTCTCGCATAAGCAAGCCCGCCTGCGGTCCAGCAAAAAGTGTCAGTCCGGTGTTTCCTGAGCAACCCGGCTTTTATGAACGCCTTCACGACATCACGGACGAATTCCCGGTCGTGCTTCGCCACATGCCTTGACAGGTTTGTAATCGTGGCATGCTTGTTCAGCGAATCACCCAGCTCTGCATAAAGCGATTGCACTGAAACCCTGAATTTTGGCAATGTTTCCAGTTCACTCAATTGCAAAACCAAAAAGATTTCACAAATTTCAAAATATAAACGCCGCCCAAGTGCGTTTCCCTTGACTGCCAAACTTACCTGTTTAATAATATTTTGAAATTCAGGATATTAGCATAAAGGAGGGAACAAGATGCAAACAATACAGCTTCCGGTTTCTGAAAGCATAAAAAAAGAGCTCGAAAAAATTCCGGCGTGGAAAGCGATGCTTTACCTGCAGGAAAACGGCGAAACGTCAGCGTACCAGCTGGCAAAAGCCCTCGGCTGGACAACCGGCAAGGCGCATGCCACCATAAAAAAGCTGGAAAAGTCAAAAGCCGTAAAAAGCAGGAAAACCACAGTCAACGGCAGGGCCGTGAAGCTTGTCAGGCTGGCAAACTAAACGTCCACGCGGAACAGCCTTTCCCTTTTTTTGTCCGCGCGCAAAACAAAGTCAAACTTTCCCGCCTGCAGGCACAAGTCCAAATCGCTTTCCGGGAATTCCGGCATGCCTTTGTCCAAAAAAATCTGCGCGCCGGGACCAGCGAGAATCCGCCTTTTCATGTTTTCAAAATCCGGCTTTTTTCCGGCAAGGCGCCATGCAATGTATTCCGCGCACAAATCGTCTTCCACCCTTTCCTCGATGCCGAGCTTTCCCATTGGCACAAGGGAAACGGTTTCAGGATTTTTTTCCATCAAGTATTTGACGACCGCGTCAGCCGTCAAAAAGCCTGCCGCCAGAATCTCTTTCGCGTGAAACGCGTGCCTTATCCCCGGGGTGCCGGCGGTTGTCCGGAAAATTATGGTTTTGCCGGAAAAATTTTGTCCAAGAATTTGCGTGGGCGAATTGCCGTAGTCGAAGCCCGGAACCTGCAGGCCGAACTCCTCGCCCATCAGCACGAAATCCGGATGCGTTTCCTTGAGCGCGAATGCTTCCTGCAGATGCTCGACAACAATCATTTCCCTTGCGCCCTGAGCAAAGACGTATGCGGCGGTCGAAAACGCGCGCAGGACGTCAATTATTACGACCGTGCCGTTTGCGTATTCCGCGCCCTCAAGCAGGGGAAAAACCCGCACTTCCATGCAAAAACCAGCCAGACAACATTTAAAAAAACAAAATGCGCAATCATTGCGGCATGCCGACTTTGACCGTTTCCGATTCAATGCAACTGCTCAAAAGGCACGGCATTCCAGTCGTCGAAAGCGTCGAAGTCAAAACCGAGCCCGAGCTCAAAGCGGCTTGCAGGAAACTCCGCTACCCGATTGCCATGAAAATCGTTTCAGAAAAGTTCTCGCACAAAACCGACAAGGGGGGAGTAAGGCTGAACATAGATTCGCTTGCAAAGGCAAAACGCGCATTGCACGACTTCAGGAAAATGCCGGGATTCCAAAGCGCGATGCTCCAAAAACAGCTCGCCGGCCGAGAAATAATCATAGGCGGAAAATTCGACGAACAGTTCGGCCACACAATACTGTTCGGCCTGGGCGGCGTTCTCGTCGAAGTCATAAAGGACTTTTCCATCCGCATCTGCCCGATAACGCGAAAGGACACGAAAAAAATGATAGCCGAAATCAAGGGCTACCCCATCCTGGCAGGGGTGCGCGGCCAAAAGCCCATAAACTTCCACGAACTGGAAGAGATTCTGCTCAAAACCGCGGAAATGCTCGAAAAAGAAAACATAAAAGAATTGGACATCAATCCGCTGATTGCCACGCCCGAAAAAATCGTTGCAGTGGACTGCCGCGCAATAATCTGACCGGCTCCGCCAAAGCCACCAAACTTTCCCGTCCGAAGCTGCAAAAACAGGAAAATCCAGCAAAAAAATGCCCACAAATGCCAAATCAACATTTATTAATATTGAATACAATATTGTTTACAATATGAAACAGTATGCTTTTACCGTTGATGAAAACCTCATCCGCCTGGTCGACGAAATCGTCAAGGAAACCGGTTTGTACCATTCGCGCAACGATTTTGTCAGGGATGCGTTGCGCAGCAAGGTTTTGGAATTCAGGCGCGCCCTGTCGGAAAACGAGCTTGAAAAAGAAGGGCAGACCGCCGGCGAGTTTTTCGGAAAAGGCGTGCACTAGCCTCCAACAAGACCCATTTAAATTTTTTACTTATTCTACTTATTTAAGGTGATTTGCCGATGGTGAACATGACTCTGGCCGTGCCGCAAGAACTCCACGAAATAATGAAAAAGCACGCGGAAATCAGGTGGAGCGAAGTGGCAAGGCAGGCAATCGCAAAAAAAGCCTCAGAAATCGAAAAAAGCGAGCCCTGGAGAAAATACGCGCTGAAACACTCATTGGAGGACTGGGATGCCGCCGATGAACTTTTCGAACTTTGAGCAGGGAACAATCATAACCGCGAACATAATCTTTTCAGACATGGCGGGGGTAAAGCTCAGGCCGGCGCTTGTAATCAGCAGCACAGAATATAACAAAAAATTTGCCGACATCATCGTGCTGAAAATCACTTCCGCAAAAGAAAGGCCCTTTCCGTTCAATGTCGACATTGCCGACGGGGACGTTTTCGGCGGAAAACTGAAAAAGGAATGCACGATAATGGCTGACTTTCCGGTTACCCTTGCAAAAGAGCAGGTTTCCGGCATAATAGGCAGGCTCTCAGAAAAAAAGCTTGCTGAAACAAAACAAAAAATGAAAACACTTTTTTCTTTGAAGTAATGAAAAAAAATAAATTCAACCGCCGGGTTGATTTTTTTTCAACATAACCTATTTAAGTTTCGGCAAAAGCATTGCGTACGGCTCCTAGATTCACTAGAGCCTGCTCGGTGCGTTTCCGCCTGGCCAAAAGCCCGGAAGCGCACCGTTTTCTTTCAAACAGTCATTTTTGGGGTTGGATGTGTGGCAATGAGCATAGCCGAACTGGCTTACCTGAAACTCTTTGACGAAAAAGTC
The sequence above is drawn from the Candidatus Diapherotrites archaeon genome and encodes:
- a CDS encoding ribbon-helix-helix protein, CopG family: MKQYAFTVDENLIRLVDEIVKETGLYHSRNDFVRDALRSKVLEFRRALSENELEKEGQTAGEFFGKGVH
- a CDS encoding acetate--CoA ligase family protein — encoded protein: MPTLTVSDSMQLLKRHGIPVVESVEVKTEPELKAACRKLRYPIAMKIVSEKFSHKTDKGGVRLNIDSLAKAKRALHDFRKMPGFQSAMLQKQLAGREIIIGGKFDEQFGHTILFGLGGVLVEVIKDFSIRICPITRKDTKKMIAEIKGYPILAGVRGQKPINFHELEEILLKTAEMLEKENIKELDINPLIATPEKIVAVDCRAII
- a CDS encoding winged helix-turn-helix transcriptional regulator; amino-acid sequence: MQTIQLPVSESIKKELEKIPAWKAMLYLQENGETSAYQLAKALGWTTGKAHATIKKLEKSKAVKSRKTTVNGRAVKLVRLAN
- a CDS encoding methylenetetrahydrofolate reductase, which produces MGFDTKTAQALPEESHAGKSAFQKKLEQGKFVFTVEVHLPKGTDLAEVMQNAKLLKGAVDAYNIPDNTRSVMKIGGIGVCRLLLEEGFEPIWQVACKDRNQLALQSDLLSGWVLGIRNVLALTGDPPQVGDHPNAKKVFEFESVKLIKLIHNLNAGFDEVGNRLKGNTNYFVGATFNPNYSNQDRAIRKAYAGAKFFQSQLVFDPQKFVEESAKIRGTGAKILAGIIPLQSAKMAHFVAEKVPGVKVPEKIIREIESSHNQEKTGIEIARRTISEIRKHCDGIHVMPLKRQELVLELVD
- a CDS encoding type II toxin-antitoxin system RelE/ParE family toxin encodes the protein MPFEIEYSTKALDKLQKLDKAMQIQVLKRLEVLSGNPFLAKPLSNAFKNFFSERVGKYRVIFSIRENTIIIAKIEHRDRAYR
- a CDS encoding 2-phosphosulfolactate phosphatase, translated to MEVRVFPLLEGAEYANGTVVIIDVLRAFSTAAYVFAQGAREMIVVEHLQEAFALKETHPDFVLMGEEFGLQVPGFDYGNSPTQILGQNFSGKTIIFRTTAGTPGIRHAFHAKEILAAGFLTADAVVKYLMEKNPETVSLVPMGKLGIEERVEDDLCAEYIAWRLAGKKPDFENMKRRILAGPGAQIFLDKGMPEFPESDLDLCLQAGKFDFVLRADKKRERLFRVDV
- a CDS encoding type II toxin-antitoxin system PemK/MazF family toxin, yielding MNFSNFEQGTIITANIIFSDMAGVKLRPALVISSTEYNKKFADIIVLKITSAKERPFPFNVDIADGDVFGGKLKKECTIMADFPVTLAKEQVSGIIGRLSEKKLAETKQKMKTLFSLK